From a single Thalassophryne amazonica chromosome 7, fThaAma1.1, whole genome shotgun sequence genomic region:
- the LOC117513787 gene encoding anionic trypsin-1-like, whose protein sequence is MIGLIVLTLLGAAAAAPMDDRIVGGYECTPNTQTWQVSLSIGYHFCAGSLINDQWIISAAQCWKNPYSQIAILGEHHLWNYEGKEQYIAVDAIYWHEKYDYQTMDYDIMLMKLAHPVIINDYVAPVALPSACPKPGDICEVSGWGSVYADGSLYPYALHCVEVPIVSDADCEAIYPGRITNQMLCAGHKEGGKDACQGDGGSGLVCNKELQGIVSWGNGCALPDSPGVYTKICSLMPWIKETLTKYS, encoded by the exons ATGATTGGCCTGATTGTGCTCACTCTCCTGGGCGCTGCAG CGGCAGCCCCCATGGATGACAGGATTGTGGGAGGCTACGAGTGTACACCTAATACCCAAACCTGGCAGGTATCACTCAGTATAGGCTATCATTTCTGCGCTGGCTCCCTCATTAACGACCAGTGGATCATCTCTGCTGCCCAGTGCTGGAAAAA CCCATATTCACAGATTGCTATCCTGGGTGAGCATCACCTGTGGAATTATGAGGGTAAAGAACAGTACATAGCTGTGGATGCCATCTATTGGCACGAGAAATATGACTATCAGACCATGGACTATGACATCATGCTGATGAAGCTTGCACACCCTGTCATCATCAATGACTATGTCGCTCCAGTGGCCCTGCCCTCCGCCTGCCCCAAACCAGGAGACATATGTGAAGTGTCTGGATGGGGAAGCGTCTATGCTGATGGTT CATTATACCCATATGCACTTCACTGTGTGGAGGTCCCGATTGTGTCTGATGCGGATTGTGAGGCCATCTACCCAGGCCGGATCACTAATCAGATGCTGTGTGCTGGACATAAGGAAGGAGGCAAGGATGCTTGTCAG GGTGATGGTGGTAGTGGTTTGGTGTGTAACAAGGAGCTACAGGGTATTGTCTCTTGGGGTAATGGCTGCGCTCTGCCTGACTCGCCAGGGGTCTACACCAAAATCTGCTCTCTGATGCCCTGGATCAAGGAAACTCTCACCAAATACTCATAG